The Daphnia magna isolate NIES linkage group LG3, ASM2063170v1.1, whole genome shotgun sequence genomic interval CAAGTATCTGTCGTGGGCCCTCTATCCTCTTCTTATTGGATATGCAATATATTCACTCGTGTATGAAGAACACAAAGGCTGGTACTCATGGGTTCTCTCCATGCTCTACGGATTTCTATTAACTTTTGGTACGTCTTTGAGGAAGTATTCCGCAGCAGCCAACTCAGTTTAACTTTTATCTGAACAGGATTCATAATGATGACACCTCAGCTCTTCATTAACTACAAACTCAAGTCTGTAGCTCATTTACCATGGCGCATGATGACCTACAAAGCTCTCAACACATTCATCGATGACATTTTTGCTTTCGTAATCAAGATGCCGACACTCTACAGAATTGGGTGCTTGCGTGATGGTAGGTTCCTTATAAGCTGCAAAGTTTCTTCCTATGGTGTTGAAGGTTAACTTAACTTTTCCTGGTGTTAGAtatcattttcttcattttcttgtacCAACGTTGGATCTACCGAGTCGACCCGTCACGACTGAACGAATATGGTATTTCACAAGAGATGCTCGAAGTTCACCAACAAAATGGATCAGTTAACGCCATAGAGCCAGGTCTGGCTGCCGAACCAGATGAGGCATCTGCTACAGTAAAAGccccaaaagagaaaaagaatgaataaacTCTTTCTCAAGAGGGTGAATAAATTAGTCCAGAAATGCAGATTTTAATGTGTTGAATGTTTGTGTAAGTGTGTCATGTgaacaaaaaatacattttgaaCTGCTAGCAGTTCTACAATGAAGCACATGCTCTTTTCCatatcttgtttttctttgcttcctTTGTATTTCGCTTGACACTCCTCTTGGTGAGCCTCTTGTGGTATTTAATCTTCTTCGTTGACATCCAGCTAGGGAATTGGTTCTTTTCATTCCTCATGGTCTTCAGATTGGGTTTGCATAATTTTCTTTGAACACCATTCTCTGATACAACTGAAGAATCATCTCCTTCCACTTCCATAGATCCTTCTTGGGCTTCTGTtgagaagaaaagcaaaatatACTAAGTGATCCTTTATCTGTAAATAGCCAAAGTACCAGCAGGAGATTCATTAGTGGGAGGATCAGAGGCAGGGACCTCTGccatttcttcagcttctcCTGCTTTgtccttcttcattttctgcttgaatttttcttcttgagCATCCAACTTGGCTTCAGCAGCAGATTCAACAAGCATTTTATTCATTCTAGCAAGCACTTTAACATCCATTTTTTCTCGCTTAATAGCCctcattttccttttccacTTGCTCCTCAAACTTTTCGCCATTTTGAAATAGACTTGATATTACTACActagaacaaacaaaaatcacacgtGGACAAGCAACTGAGCACAAATACACTTCTGGAAAAGTACGAGCTCAATTACGTCGAATTTCCAATGGTCGAATGAAGTAGACGACAGCACGTGGAGTCAAATCCATCTAGCGGTTGAAAACAGAACTTCGCTAGGGGGCGGTTAAGTATTTTTCGgttgaaaaatttaaacacTTAAAGAGATGTCTATGGCTTCAGAATTAAAAGTTGCTCCAGATGTGGGCCTGTACTTGCTTTACTAGTACTTTCTAGGAGAGTAGAAGCAAGACATCGGATACCGATTAGAGAAAAACAGATGCGCGATTAGTCCTAAAATGCGATGACAGCGCATTGtgtattttcaaaattgtttctAACGTTAAAACGTCTACTTAGGAGTAAGAAATGTGGAACAGAGACATCAGTGATCGTGAATAGTAACAAAAAGCAGCAAACGTGTACACATACGGAAAGTTCTGCAAATGCATTTTACACCACACACTGCACAAGTGCTCAGGTGAATGAACACTCGTTTTGAGTTACATTTCGAGTTAAGCAACTCGTTGCTAGATGGCGcggacatttcttttttttttgtcccaaagAATCCGTTGTTCCAGACCCAAATTAGTAACAACGATCGCAATTttattctccttttttctttaaacataaaaaaaaagaaatcaagacGATACAAATAAACCATATTGCCCAAGATAGTTTATTCTCTTTGTtaatcaaatttttcaaaataaatgttttagCAGCAGACAAAGGGCCAACGGCACAGAGCAGTCTGACGGCAGCCCACCCGAAAACAGCAGACAAAAGGCATGTTGGAGCCAACCAAACGGAAAAATTATGGACCAGCAGACTGGACCtgtaatataataaaaatataagacAAAAAGATTGGTGTAAAAATCCCTCGAAAGGTGAATTACGGTCCTTGCCCGCGgcaacttttctttctttttcttttaaaaatcccACGCAGATAAAAAGTGGGACGAGTTATAAAGGGAGTTCAAGGAGTGTGCGAATGAATCATTTCCATGTCGCATGTCAGCACAAACAATATAGTACACCAGGATACACTAGTGTACGTTgttccaactttttttttcttttcacgaaGCCTTTATGTACTCCATGACCTCGAAATAGTCTGGTTCCTTCAAGCCTAGAAGAAGGTAAGCAAGGAATTTTACTTTATTAGCGAGGAAACAGCTTGGATTAAGACTTAAATCTGCGTAAAATATAAGATTAGATTCATATTTATAGTTccaattttagaaaaataatgaaatacacAAAGGCATgaaatgtaagaaaaaaatgtgaacaAAGAAAAGGCacagttgccctgcggctcGTGATGGGCTCGGGCGGCGTCGTCATTCATCGTCCCATACCTGAGAATCTAGCCTGTGATAAGTTTATTCCAATCACTCACAAGTTAGGGTCTCAGGGAACGGGCCAGATTAGCGAGTAAGAGTAGTTTTGAGTTCTTTTCCATTCATGACGGTCAAAACCGAAATAGAATAAAtcctgataaaaaaaaaaaggaattcgtTATAAAATGACGACAAAAAATGGTATTTCAGACCCCAAAATTGGAACAAGAACAtgtcgaaaaaagaaacagactAATCCCTTGTTTCTTTATTATAGAaaggtttcttttctttcttttttttttttttgacctGGTTTGTAAAACCTaattattagttttctttGTCGAAAAGTTTAGACAAAGAACAAGTACAATTGTCCACACTAGGCCAGCTGGGCATAAacttaaaattattttgattaAATTGCAGACAGAAATTCGGGAGCGGTAACAGCGCGCAGACAGCATAGGAGAGAGGGGTGTATAAATATACAAtaaacggaaaaagaaaagaatagaaaaatacAAGATGGCGTCTGAGAGACGCCCCGAAAAAACCCCAGCGCGGCGGCATCGATCGCGTCGTCTGGTTGCGTGCACGTTCAGactcttctctctttctcatcGGGAGGAGACACAAGAGACGTCCATCCCCTCAAGCCTACCACCCTCAAAACCAAAAGCCATCCCCTACCCTGGCTGGCTGGACTCCCGACACATTGAAACAGCTGTCTGTGCTTTCCATGGTATATATCCACACACACCATCATCGAGCTGTTGGGTAAAACCCTTGTTTTTTGAACGAACGAGACCTAGCGACATCCGACGGCGTAATTTAAAAGCTATGTcatatagatatatatttatattaaAGCATATTAATATACGTGATGCATGGTATAAAACGATGGAAATAGCAATAGAATTTTAACAGTAGATAAACACAAATTAGATGATGAAGGATCCCGCGAGGAAAGTTAGCAAGTTGTACAGTTCCACCGTGGCGCGCGCCATTTGTtctcaacaaaaagaaagaaacggaaCCGAAATGGAATTACCCATCCGGTTTGTCCAATCTTTTTTAGAGTCTATCCGGCAACGCGGCTGTGTAATACCGAACCATACAACCTACTACCTCAACCCGCAAGATCCGGCAAAAAAGTTGTCGATTCGTGCTGTAATCGAGAGTTGCTTCGATTTTCATTCCTGcatttaaacaaattaattacaaatattttacattttgtttaATACGGTAGCGTCGGTCAGCTTGGACCCTTAGAATCGTACTTGTGATGCACGATGTGATTTTTTTGCAAATTCACACACAAGTTCGGATCTACGGGTTCGAGCGTATCAACGAAATTTCTTTCGATCCCCAGATATGGATTTTTAGAAGGGGGGAGAAaactaaaattaaagaaagaattaaacaaaggagaaagaaaCGGGCAAATGGTAGAGTCAAAGCGTAGAAGGTGTCGGTTGCTATGGGGAGGGAAGTAGCTCCTCTCTTGCCAGTAGACGGCAGAAAAAAAAGCGCCCAGCCaattggggtcgatggctatGCGCTCCATCGTCCAATGGGAAGCGTTTGCCaattttttctcctctttctCTCCTCCTCCAACCCGCTAGCGGTGATTGGTTCCCCTCATTTTGGCCCACATACATGTACACAGACCACTAAAGTATAAAGGAATTTGAAATGAGGTTAAGACGGAAATAAACTCTCCAGCGGTGGTTATGTGCCATGCGCCTGCTCCActtttcctcccccccccccgttcAACCCATTCCCTCGTTTTGGAACatgtatataaaaaaaaaaaaaactactagTACATTTAGAAAAACGAGAAATTGTAATCGTTTCACCTAAATTCTCCCGAATTTTTAGATTTGGAACAGAAATATTACGCAAAAACTCAAAAGGAGTGGCCATTCGAATTTTTGATTCTCCCCCTGTCGTTTAATGCCCTCTGTTGTTACatgggaaagaaaagagggactAGACTTTCTCCCCCTCCCGCTCGAGACCCAGTGAAAATTCAAGGGAGGAaactcaaaaagaaaaaaaaatggatacgTAATCAGACAAAAGTGCATCAGACATGCAGCCTACAGTAATAtctcgagaaaaaaaaatagattttttttttctttgtaccCAAACTGTATACGCCCAAGTATCCACATTAGGTTTCGGCAACCTGTTGGGAAAAAATTCTATCTAAACATTGTACGCCAAAAAGTCAAGGATTACGTTAGGGCTGTGACGCAATTAAACTGGCTTGTACTAAAAATCCCCTTTTTAAATCCATGtcttacaaagaaaaaaacctttccCTCCtaccccgaaaaaaaaaatcgatgcATTTGAACGTTGGTTGCCGAACCCGTGCCAGAGTGCATTGGCCTCGCTCGTTGATGTGTGTCTGTTGTATAAATCGATGCTGTCTGGGCCGGGCTCTCTGCGGCAGGTTTTTCTAGTGGGTTGGGGTTGAGGGTGGTGATGGGGAGGAGTCGGGCGGCGACGACGGCGGcgttggtggtggtggcggcggcggcgggATTCGGGGTATAGTAACCCCGCCGAAAGCGTTCGTATACACCAAGTCTGGCTGACTGtctggctttttttttttcttttttgctttttggtagtgcagtgtgtgtgtgtataccaCTATATACTCTTTTCTTCAAGCAAGAGCTGTTATTCCTTCTCTGTCTCTTCTatcctttttccttcttcttcttgattaTCATCTCTCTTTTCGTCTAACCTCCTCCTCCCGCGGCAACACACATACGCTAGTGGCTCACGCTTTATACACACCATGCACTCAGACATGGGGCGACTCACGTCACGCTCTACGGATCAACTTCTATTCTTAGTTTTTTCGGTTTGCCAGGTCGTTCGTATACTCCTCCGGCAACGCTCAGACACacagggaaagaaaaaaactacatatatacatacatgtACAGTAAAAAGaaggaagggggaaaaaaactcatTGAACGcccctttaatttttttttcctgttacTTGAGTGTATGTTTATCCCGACATCATTACGATTAAAATGTGATGCAAGATAATGATGAAATTGATGAGGCGCATCGCTAGATGGCTAGACTGTGGAAAATTTCGCCAAAAAGTTCATTGCTCGCTAGATGGCctagtttcctttttttggcaCTATAATCTGcccgctagatggcatttGAGACAAAGGAGATGAGGGTGAGTAAGGCGACAAGGGTGGGCTAAATAAGGGGGAAAAGAGAAGGGGAGGTCGGCATTTTTTgacatcgtcatcatcatcagttTAGGggttagtaaaaaaaaaaaaatacctgatGCACAGTTATGCCAATCATGAATGGAGTGGGGTGCAGGTGTGCGCGGCCATTTAGTTTTTGGAAGGGGGAAAACAGGGTGTCAAACTACACGACGATGtgtcaacaaaaaaatcggCAGGGATtccattatttatttttaactctTCTGATTTTAAATTcgcctagtttttttttattcaaaaaaataaaaaggttgATTATCGGATTTCAAGAGTCACGTGACAAGTTCCCCTCTGAGTCCAAAAATTTTGGATTAAGAAATTCCATCGAATCGACGCCATTGTGACAATCCCCCCTCCCCTTCAATGAGAAGAGAGAAACcgttgaataaaaatatttaaacgaaaaagaaacaatgagAAACAGAGAACGGACAAGATAACTACCGATATAAAATCCGGTTTTCAACCCCTTTGCAAAACAAGACTcttgcaaaatattttaagttcaaaatttgaatgaaagacataaaaaatagaaaatgttATTGGGGTGTCGCCTAAATTTTCGTCGGCTAtaccgtgtgtgtgtggaggACGGCTCACGGCAGGAACAAAGGAGAATTCCGATGGTGACGTCACGACGAGGTCAAGTCTGGTTCTGTCTGACTCTCCCGTCCATgggaaaatttattttaaaaaacacaagcagacacacacacacacctccCGACGGCCCTCCTTACGAAAAGTCTTCGATCGATTTCTCTTTTAACTTATcatttaattatttgaaatttaagcgaattaaagaaaaaaaattttttcatacTAAATGGTGGCGGATTGTATAAAACGACGGTGGCGGTTTGGAAACCGGAAAGAAACCAATCCCggcctttttttaaatattttgttccACACtgacatacattttttttttacttattaaTTTCTCTCCCtttcaaaatattaaaaattttgccaatttctgcaacaacaaaaaaaaaacctgtcaaaccttttttcctttctttccaGTAGAATTTTACACATTTTAGCACGAgcgccatctttttttttccaaatctGTCTGTTCTTTTTGTCTCGGAAATATTATCCAGATCATCTTGATGAAATATAATTAAAAAGTGCACTCACATTCACATTCACCgagatacacacacactcacactcACAAACACACAGGCACAGAAACACAATCACGTATCCACACCGGCGTGACTGATCGCAAACGGTAAAGGGGGTGGTCTGATCCCAGAGGGAAAAAACGGAagtttttcctctttttttcgttATCATAAAAAAGGCCTCTTAAAAAACCAGTCAACGACGCAAAATTTAATGCAAAGTGCACGTCACTAGTGCGCCATCCCATTAACCAGTTAGTTTTTAATTCGATAAATTgttgtaaaaacaaaacaaaaaaaactctgaaagaaaaaggttcagacacaaaataaaagtttccaagaaaagaagaaaaaaagaaaagagaaaaaaaaaatccagacAGACGAGTGGAAGAGACGAAAAATGTTGACGTTGTTACACGTGTGGCGTCTGTTGAGCAACTGGCGGGGAGAATGAAGAGTGCCGGCTCTctctcccctctttttttttcggtcgGGAATCGGGAGTGGATATATTCAGTGGGCATAAGTTTCGCCACCTAGCGACGGGTCTCGGCCCTTAAAAACGAGAGGGCGGAGTTTCAATTGCCGGCGTGGTGACAACCAATCCCGTAAGTACAAAGCGGACTCACACAAAGAAGGTGGGGGAGGAAGGAAAAAGGGATGGTGGGTAAAgcggggggagggggggttcCAGACATAGAACGAAAAGGTGGGAATGGAGGAATTGTGGGAGGCAGCAAGCGAACGACCTGACGTCACCCCTTTCCCAAACgccggtttttctttttcttccttccctTCCTTTCGTTTCCCGCCATAGCCAACGCCATCTACTGATCGTTTCGTTTACTTCCacgtttcttcttctctttcgaATAAGACAAAAcgtatacaaaaaaaatgaacccaATGGCTTCTTCGACTTTTTTTCCCGACGGCAAAACCccaaagtttttttgtttgtttttttttactttttctctttttttttttttacctcctaggagaaatataaaaaaaatgggacaTGGGGTGGTGAATTTAACATTCACATTTATACATTTCTCTCTTATTGCTGCCTTTGCAGCTGCggctcgtttttctcttttgcaaCCGACATCGTCGCCATTTTGGAACACAAGCAATTTGAGTGTCTGGGCCGTGTAACGGAATtgacaggttttttttttatctctcgAGCAAAAATTGCGGCCTCGAAAACAAGATTCACAGACTGGGAAACCACCTAGGCCTTTTGTACGGTCTTGCACGACCTTGAGGATTTACCAACCAGACATGTTTAAATACGCTCCATCCAATAGCAGACGCAATACTAAAATTTCCTAAATTCCTccatttcaaacattttttcgaataaagaataccatacaattgtttttaaatgcatatgttttttttttgtacatcAATAGGCCTTCAATGCTATTGGTTTGCCgatttcccccccccccaccttcTCCCTACGAGGATTGGGTTAGAGTTCGCCAATTTCCTTTCCGCCAATCACCAGAGGCCTAACAGGCCTAAAGCGAAAGGAACACACTAGGGAGTTGCAGACGGCTGGGAGGGGTTAATTGACAGAAAACCTGTGCCTATAGGCCAGAACAGGTGAGTCCCCCACACTCAACaagtaaaattgaaaaaaaaaatggcgattCGTTCAAACAGGTCGTTGCAATGCTgatgctttaaaaaaaatctgagtCACGTTTATACAATGGATGCAGTACACgattatttataaaaatttaggctgtacaaaaaaaaattgaacaatGTCTATTACCAATAAATTGTCAATTTCCTGTACTTTGAAACTTGAATCCCATCTACGCattccttttttctattttaccgTGCTTATTATACTGTCGAATTACATCATCGAATATGTACCCTCAAAAACTGGTAATATTATGTAAAACATAGACGCATAATCtcgttttaatattttgtttctctcgcaaaaattacttttttaagctaaaaaaaaattaaaaccaggaaacgaaaaaaaaatttcacgaAATACCTGGCAATGCCGGTGCAATCATGGAGGCCGGATGCCAAAGCTTTTCGGGCTAGGCATAAATTCCCACAGCACACAATGGCATCACTTGGGAATCAAAATTTACAGATAAAATCGGCGAGAATTAATcgaaatcaaagagaaaactaaaataaaagtGGAGGAAAACTTGGAGAGAGACAACGTTTCAACGTGAAGCGAAGAGAACGACTATTACAGTTGTAGTGAAACGTTTTTTCGCCAAAATTAACATTCGCGGGGAGAGAAGCCGGTAGACGTCATCAGATGTCCGAGAAAAAGAATCGACCAATCGGATTggtccgtttcaaaaatacatttttcgcGCATCCTACCGCCGCCTGGCGGAGGGATTCTTTCGGATTTCAACGGTCGCCTTTTTTTCGCCCAGACTTTTCCAGTTTTGCATCTATTCGGATTTTTCAGCCATATTGTATCTAACCGTCCCCTGCCTTTTTTTTCGCTGTACTGTATTATATCGAAACCagtgttgaattttttttccacagGGAGTATGCAAATCAGAGAAGGCGCCCTCTATTGAGAaaggaaatgtttttttcaacTGGGATGTGTTGGCgttcgaaaaaaaagagggggcaAACAAGATGGATGACTCGTTTTTTGCACGCTTttgtttaataataaaaaaaaattcagccCAGCAGCAGAGAGCGATCAACAATGCGACTATATATTCAAATGTTCCGTGAGAACAAACCGTTGAAGACTTGCAGCCATCTTATGAAATTTTTACGATTATTCATTATACACCCACCCTCCTCTTTTTGTCTTACATCTGATCATATTCCTATGCGAAATAATTGGGCTACTCAATTTtttacgcaaaaaaaaaaatgtgacaaACCACggaattatttaaattaaaggGTGAAATTAGATTTGGCAAATGCAATGTGCAAACTAATTAATTTTATGGTAAAACACAATTTATTTCAGGGAAAATTTTGCAATGTGTGCCTTTATTAAAACAACATCAACGAAAACAAAGGCCTCACTTTTTAAGTAAATCTCtgaatgaatttaaaataaaagtatttaaatattttgctGAAAAATCCATCACATTTCCCGAAATTTGGCTAGAGAGGcgaaattttcctttttctggcATTCTTTCATTTCTGCAGACCACACACGGATTTCAAgacatttaaagaaaaataaattttaatatcATCAACCAAAGGCCAAAAATAGGCTATAAAGGTCCCTGCAAATATTTAACCTCCCTAACTTGTTAATACATTGGATTCTATTCTAGGCCAACCTTTACCTTGTTATTAAAATTCATAGGCCTAGGCCTTATTTCAATTGATGtttgcaaaataaataaaaggaaaattaAAGATCGAAAATACAATATGAGGGAAAACAGTTATAAATGATCTACCTACACCCAAATGTgtcaattattattttcttttcttttctttaggCCAATTTCATGCAAAATCAAATGTGGCTAAATTTTCAAACAGCTTGATAAAATCTAAAGGATATTACTGTAAACAGATTTTTGAATAACTaccataaaaataaactacGTGGTTATAATAACCCTCGCAAGAAATCACCAAACTTGCATTTTATGTATAACAGCAAAATTTTGGAGAACAAAGAACATTGAAGAACGTTCAGTTTACATAAACAAATATGAAAACTATTCGTCGTTTGCGCTTTTGCGCTtcataaaattaaaagatGTTCGTCATTTCTGGTTTAAATTTTCTAGATTCTGAAATTTTTTACCCTTTTTCGGTGGAAATTACCGGTGTCTGGGCGAACTAAAAATACCATCCAGTACGTAGACGATATTCCACCGTTTCAGACATTGGCAACAGAAAATCACGCAGTTTCacggcaaaatcaaataactcagtaaaacagaaaaaatcgGAAATGAAACACATTTTCCCACCCTCATTGCAATAAAGTATTGAAGTAACTCTTACATGCAAATTTGGAGAAAAATTGTGGGCTGAGTAACGTTCGTCTATAGAACTGCGTTACGTCTACTGATAAGATAATCCCAGCTGTATtagttataaataaaaactatagCCTACAGTAACTTTGTAATCTATATTATACGGATAAGTCTTTCCTTATCTTTTGCGCAGGTGAACATCAAAGGTAAAATTACAGCCTACCGTATGTGTAATAAGGGGAGAGAAGATCATCACGTcttgtttaaaaatttaaacagcAAAACGATGCACAACTACAGTTGAAAGAGATATATCCAATGAATTAAATCAAATGATTTATACCTCATATAATATACAGTCCGCTTGGAATTTGATTTGTTAGGGATAATCCTGGCCTAAGCTCTTTatccaaattttcaaaatcatttGCAACACATTGCGAATGGTGGGCTAAATTAAACGGCAATCGtttcgaaagaaaagaatttcataagaaaaatttgaagttaaaaaaattgtgggaTATTCTCAATGTGTTACTTAATTACGTTGAAAATATGAAGGGAAAATAAGGATCAAAATATCTTTTGAGCACTAGTGCATCAGATTCGCTCCGAAATAGGTATACTAATACAAGCCCTGAAATTTTGGCAATTTGTAATTGATGATGTCGTGAACATGATCAATCATAGTTGCATGAAAATCTTTGCAGCAGATTAGAAAACCATGCAAAatcaaaaggggaaaattttATACATTTGGATGataaattaactaaaaaatgATTTGTTGGGCTATCTTTGCTAAATTGAGGTTCAGACTGTTTTTAAAACCAAAATGAGATTAAATTCTGAAAATTCGAGATCTGAAtcaattgtaaaaaaatttttttgaccCCCATTATATCGTAAATAACCTTGTAAacattaaaaatattaattttaaatctacctaaatagaaaaattctaCATTTTACTTGCTCCAGGCCTAagtttttcaaatgaaaaattttgtcaaatCGAATAAGCATAgcagaaaaaatgaaatttagcGTTGATGCCTCTTCTGTTAAATATACCCATAAAattgtagtaaaaaaaaataaataaatggaataaaattatttttatgtgGAAATTGCAATGTACAGAACGAAATATTCCGCCGCATCCGAAATCGTTAAAAACGCAGCTGCACACGAGCAAACACATATGCTTATATTTAGACGTGACAGTGGAGGGTTGGTTTCATCACTGACGAGTGGTAAAAATTCCATCACATATGCATCTCTACGTTTTGCAATCGCAGTATAAAATACTGAAATTATAAGTTGCTAAGATGCCATTTACGAGTGAGAGAAAAGGTtctattcaatttgaattttcccCGAAAAATTGTTCctcaaaaaatttgaaaaatatcaCACTTATTTGTTTTCCCGTACTAGGCCATTTTACTattacttaaaaaatattaaggCCATCTCCGTGATCCGGTCTacagaattttcttttttcttgaatgaTGAGTCACATTACACAAGATATCGAATATTAGGCTATTTTGACTATCTGGAATACGGGACACGATAATAGAAAAACTTAAAAGCGAACATATTCACGACAGAAAAATGTATAGCCttaataataatcaaaaataATGTAGACGTTAAAAATATAAGCCTAAAGGCTACGTCTacttttttgttcatttaatCTGATTTATTTACAACAAAAAACTTTCCAAAGTTATTACGAGACACATTCGGATAATGatgggaaaaaataaataaataaccgAAGATTAACGATCCATATTTTCCCTgagtcaaaaaaaaaaaatgacattcCTGCATCAATAATAAACCGGCCATGAAAGCGAAAGAGTAAAGTTTAAACTTCttagaattgaaaaagaaaaggtgcaTATACTGCGAATACTTTTCTAGTTTAACTTGAGCCGAAACCCAATTCTCATCAACCAAACAGTTAAATTTCCACATACAGAATATTACCTtaactttaaattttttcttttttaaggaACAATGAAAATAATGGGGAAAGCCAACCGACCACCATGTCAAATTCATTCCGACATtacagcaaagaaaaaagccgGCTATTTGATTATTCACACAGCGTCAGTGGTAGATGTTGCATTAGATAAAGACATTTAAAGCTATCACAAGTGAAACTCCATTGATCCTAGTTAACCAAAAGGTGTCGCACGTGGAGAAGTGCACTTTGAAATCAACGAACTTTGTCCGCAGGTTACCGTCGCTTGTTCAGTttcatcaaacaaaaatgtcctTTAAGATTTTCTACCGACGGAAACTTAACATTGCACCCCTCGGGGGTGGTTGGGGTGCGTAAAGCCCGAGGGGTAGAAAAGCAGATAGCAAGTGGGTGGAGATTTGCAATGCACTGTGATTGGTtaggaagaaaacaaaaatcttggGCCTATTAGAAACCACGCCCCTTTGGTCACCAGACGAGTTTGGTATGATACGAAGAAGCTtcaaggaaaaataaaagaagaaatgcaaTAGGTGACGGAGGAGAGGGGTGTTAGAAAACCGGGACTGATTTAAGAGATGAAGACTTCCAGACGGCCTTGGaagtgaaaagaaacaaatgagAAACAAGGCTCACAGACGTC includes:
- the LOC116918859 gene encoding protein LLP homolog, which produces MAKSLRSKWKRKMRAIKREKMDVKVLARMNKMLVESAAEAKLDAQEEKFKQKMKKDKAGEAEEMAEVPASDPPTNESPAEAQEGSMEVEGDDSSVVSENGVQRKLCKPNLKTMRNEKNQFPSWMSTKKIKYHKRLTKRSVKRNTKEAKKNKIWKRACASL